A window of Streptomyces sp. NBC_01241 genomic DNA:
GCCGGACGCACCGTCCAGACCGCCACCGTCCCCGATCTCCTCGCCTTCGCCCGGGAGCTCGACCGGGTGCTGCGTCCGCTCTCCCTCGACTGGTACGACGAGGAGAGCCTCGGCGCGGTCGACCTCTGCCACGCCACATCCGGCGGCGCCGCCGCTCTGCCGGGTCTGCTGGCCAAACGCTTCTTCGGGGTCCCGCTGCTGGTCACCGAGCACGGCGTGCGACTGCGGGCGCACTACCTCGCCGCCACCGACACGCCTCTGAGCGCGCCGGTACGCGCCCTGCTCGCCGGCTTCCACGGACGGCTCGCCGCCGAGGTGTACCGGCAGGCTGAGATCCTCACCCCCGGTGACACGCACGTCCGCCGCTGGCAGGAACGGTGCGGTGCCGAGCGCGAGAAGCTGCGCACCATCTACCCCGGCATGGAATCGGACCGGTTCACGGCGCTGGGGGAGAGCGACGACAGCGGTCCCGACGACACCCTGGTCTGGGTCGGCCGGATCGAGCCCGCCAAGGACCTGATCGCGCTGCTGCACGCCTTCGCTCAGGTGCGGAAGGCCGAACCGGACGCCCGGCTGCGGATCATCGGCGCGGCGGCGCAGGGTCCGGAGGGGGCCACGTATCTCGCGCACTGCCGGGCGCTGGCCGCCCAGTTGTTCCCCGACGAGGCCACGGACGCGCACACCGTGGGCGACAACCCGGTCTCCTTCGAGGACATCGGCGGGGCCGAGGTGCCGGGTCTGCCGGAGGCCTATGGGGCGGGCGGGGTCGTCGTCCTGTCCAGCGTGGTCGAGGGCTTCCCCGTCGGTCTCGTCGAGGCGATGTTCTGCGGACGGGCGACGGTGTCGACGGACGTCGGCGCGGTGGTCGAAGTCATCGGCGGCACCGGACTCGTGGTGCCCCCGCGCAACCCGAAGGCGCTCGCCGACGCCTGCCTTGCGCTGCTGCGCGACCCGGAGCGCCGTGCACGGCTCGGAGCGGCGGCGCGCGCCCGCGCGCTCGAACTCTTCACCGTTGAGCAGAACCTCGCGGCATATCGCGGCATCTACCTGGAGCTGATCTCGCACGCCCCGGTGCGCAGGGAGGCCGACGCAGTGGACGCCGACGGCGGACCGCGCCCCTTCGCCACCCCGCCGGAGGCGCATGTCCTGGGCCCGTGGACGGCCTCGGGCGCCGACGCGGCACGGCCGGCCGGCCGCACACCCGGCTGGGCCGCCGAGGCCCCGACCGTCTGCGCGGGAGCACGGGGAGCGGGTGGCGGCAATGCGTGAACAGGGATCGGACCGGCCGGGCCGCAGCGGTGGGGCGGGACGGTCCGACGCAGCCGGCGACGATCACGGAGGAGAGACGATGGGCCGCCCGACCGAGGTGTCCGACGCACCCGCCCCACCGTCCACCGGCGGGAGCTGGGACCTTCGCTCCCGGGCATGGGTTTCCGGGACCGCCGTTGAGGAAGGCGCCGCGGAGGACACCGCCGTAGTCGCGGGAGACACCGCCGCAGTCGCGGAGGACACCGCTGCAGGGGTATCCGCAGCAGAGGAAGGCGCTACGGAACAGGCCGAGCCGGTCACCAAGGCCCGGGCCGCCGCGCCCCGGGCTCCCGAGATCGCGGGTGCCGCTCCGGCGCGCAAGCTCAACGTCTCGCGCCGCGGTCCTGCCGACCCCGTGAGATCGCTGATGCACCGCCATCGCGAGCTGTGCGAGCGCGCCGTCGATCCGCTGGAGATCGCCGCCGGGCTCGAAGCCCACGGCGTCACCGACCGTGCCGCCGCCCGCTACCGGCACCGCGACGTCTTCTCGCTCGCCGAGGAACTCTTCGCCCGGGTGCCCGCCGTGGCGGGGGAGCCCGCGACAGGGAATCGCGCGCCGGAGCGTGACACCGGGACACGGGCCGCCTGGTCGCTCCGCGCACTGGTGCCGGGCGCCGCCTGCATCGCCACCGCAGGCGCTCTGAGGCTGACCGAGGGGACACTCGGCGGTCAGGGACGGCTCGCGATCGCCGTCACCGGAGCGCTTGTCGCACTCGTCGGCCTCGCCCTCAGCCTGTGCAGCGGCCCCCTGCACGCCGTGGGCGGCTCCTCGGGGACCGCCCATGTGTACGGCTGCTGGCTCCTCGGATATGTCCTGTACGGCGACGCGCTGCTCGACCAAGTGCTCAGCGGCGGCCCCGAAGGCTCCTGGACGTTCACCCCCGCACCGCTGCTGGGGCTGGCGCTCTCGGTCGCCCCGGCCGCGTGGTGCGCGCACCTCTTCTCCGTACACGCACACCGCAAACTGATCGGAAGCCGCGCACTGGAGGAGTTCGCCGCAGGTGTGCGCCCCCTGCTGTTCGGAGCCGTCGCCCTCCACCTGTGTGCCCTCGCCGGACTGCTCTACCTCGCGCACCTGGGATACGGAGGCGGTGGCCCCTTCGTGGGGGCGGCCGCGCTCGGTGTGCTGCTCCTGCTGGCCCGGCTGCTGGCCGTGCACGGCTTCCCCGAACCCGCCACCGTCGCACTCGCCGCCGCCTGCGCCGTCGAAGCGCTGGCACCCGCCCTGGTCCTGGCCGGGCGGCTGCCCGGCCTGCACTTCCTCGCCCGCCCCGTCGACGCCCTGGTCATGGCGGCAGGCACCGGAGCCGTATCCGCCCTCGCCTGTGGCACTGCGGCGCTCGGCCTGCTGATCACCGCCGCCGTCGTCCTGTCCAGGGCATCCGCCCACGTAAGAACCACCCCCACGTAAGAACCACCCCCAGAACCACCCCCATACCCCGCGGAGCCGACGCTGCGGGTCCGTTCCCCGTACCGCACCACACGTCACTTCCTGAAGGAGACACCGGACATGACCCCCCAATCCCCCGCACCGGCAGCCCGCCGTCGGTACCGAGGGGGCGCGCGATGAGGGTGCTGCTGCTCGGAGCCAATGGATTCCTCGGCCGGTTCGTGGCCGACCGCCTGCTCGCCGACCCCGCCGTGCATCTCACGGCGCTCGGCCGCGGCGACGACGCCGACGTGCGGTTCGACCTCGCCGGCGGCAGTCCCGGCGCGCTGACCCGCTTCCTGGACGCCGTCCACCCCGGCGTCGTCGTCAACTGCGCGGGCGCCACCCGCGGCGGGGCCCGCGATCTGACCCGCCACAACACCGTCGCCGTCGCCACCGTCTGCGAGGCGATGCGGCGCAGCGGCTGCACGGCCCGGCTCGTCCAGGTCGGCTGTTCGGCGGAGTACGGGCCCTCGCAGCCCGGCTCATCGACCGCGGAGGACGCGATTCCGCGCCCCGGCGGCCCGTACGGCGTCAGCAAGCTCGCCGCCACCGAACTCGTCCTCGGCTCCGGCCTCGACGCGGTCGTGCTGCGGGTCTTCTCCCCGGTCGGTCCCGGCACCCCGGCCGGTTCCCCGCTCGGCAGGCTCGCCGAGGCGATGCGCCGGGCCATGCAGTCCGGTGACGGCGAGCTGAAGCTCAGCGGCCTCGGCGTGCAGCGCGACTTCGTCGACGTACGCGATGTCGCGCGCGCCGTGCACGCCGCCTCGCTCTCCGCGGCGCAAGGTGTCGTCAACATCGGCACCGGCCGCGCCGTGCGACTCCGGGACGCGGCCTCCGTCCTCGCCAGGGTCGCCGGATACGCGGGCGCACTCCACGAGCTCGACGCGCCCCCGCCCCGGCTGCCCATCGGTGCCCCGCGGACCTCGACCGAGTCGGTCATCGAGCACCTCTCGGCAACCCCGTCCCCCTACCCGGACGGCTGCGGCGCCTGGCAGCAGGCCGACGTCCGTACCGCCAGGGACCGGCTCGGCTGGCGCCCCCGGATCAATCTGGAGGAGTCCCTGGCCGACATCTGGATGGAGGCGGCGTGCCGTATCTGACCTCCACCGGCACCGTCCGCCGGACCGGCGGCGTCGAGCAACTCGGCTTCGGCGTCCCCGGTTACGCGCATCCGCTGCTCGCCCCCACCGAGTGGGCCGAACTCACCCGCCCCGGTACCCCGCTGCACTGGGCGGTCCTCAACATCGACGACGGCCCGGGTGCTCGCCCGGACCCGCACTGTCTGGAGGCCGCGGGCCGGCTCCGCAACGCCCGGGAGCGGGCCGTGCAGGGCGAGACCCCGCAGGACTCCGCCCGGGCCGCGGGCGGCCGGCTGCTCGGCCATCTCGATCTGGCCTTCGGCAGCCGCTCCTTCGGAGAGCTGATCGCCGACGCGCAGTCCTTCCTCGACTGGTACCGCGTCGACGGCTTCTATCTCGGCCAGTGCCCGGCCGGCCGGGCCGAACTCCCGGCCGTCCGCCGTCTCACCGGCACACTCGCCGCGCTCCTCGAACACGACGAAGGCGGGGAGGGGCACGGGCCGCTGGTGCTGGGGCTGGGCACCCATCCGCATCCGGGCTACGCCGAGGTCGCCGACCAGCTGGTCACCTTCTCCGGCCCCTGGGCCGACTACCGCTGGTCACAGGTGGCGGAGTGGACCGCCGCCTATCCGCCGGAGCGGTTCGCGCACTTCGTGCACGGCGTTCCGCGCACCCATCTCGAAGAGGCCATGCGCATCGCCCGCTGGCAGGGCGCGGGCACGATCTTCTTCACGGACCGGGACGGACAGCACGGGTGGGACGGACGGCACGGACAAACCGATCCATTCGCGGCGCTGCCCGGGTACTGGGACGAATTCGTCTCGCGGATCGGACCGGGTATCTCGGAATGAGAAGCGGCGTGGCAGTGTTACGGCAAGAACAACCGTACGTAGCTGAAGTACGTAGAAACCGACCACCTGCATTGTTGAGGTTCCTGTGTCGCTGCCACCCCTGGTCGAGCCAGCTGCTGAGCTCACCGTCGACGAGGTCCGCAGGTACTCCCGCCACCTGATCATCCCGGATGTGGGGATGGACGGGCAGAAGCGGCTGAAGAACGCGAAGGTGCTCTGTGTAGGCGCCGGCGGTCTCGGTTCGCCGGCCCTGATGTACCTGGCCGCCGCCGGTGTCGGCACGCTCGGCATCGTGGAGTTCGACGAGGTCGACGAGTCGAACCTGCAGCGCCAGATCATCCACAGCCAGGCCGACATCGGCCGTTCCAAGGCCGAGTCCGCCAAGGACTCGGTGCTGGGCATCAACCCGTACGTGAACGTGGTCCTTCACGAGGAGCGGCTCGAAGCCGACAACGTGATGGACATCTTCGCCCAGTACGACCTGATCGTGGACGGCACGGACAACTTCGCCACCCGCTATCTGGTCAACGACGCAGCCGTACTGCTGAACAAGCCGTACATCTGGGGCTCGATCTACCGGTTCGACGGCCAGGCGTCCGTCTTCTGGTCCGAGCACGGTCCCTGCTACCGCTGCCTCTACCCGGAGCCGCCCCCGCCGGGCATGGTTCCCTCGTGCGCCGAGGGCGGCGTGCTCGGGGTGCTCTGCGCCTCCGTCGGCTCCATCCAGGTCACCGAGGCCATCAAGCTGCTCGCCGGTATCGGCGACCCGCTGGTCGGCCGATTGATGATCTACGACGCCCTGGAGATGCAGTACCGCCAGGTCAAGGTCCGCAAGGACCCCGACTGCGCGGTCTGCGGCGAGAACCCGACCGTCACCGAGCTCATCGACTACGAGGCCTTCTGCGGCGTCGTGTCCGAGGAGGCCCAGGAGGCGGCGCTCGGCTCCACGATCACTCCGAAGCAGCTCAAGGAGTGGATCGACGCGGACGAGAAGATCGAGATCATCGACGTCCGTGAGCCGAACGAGTTCGAGATCGTTTCGATCCCCGGCGCCCGGCTGATCCCGAAGAACGAGTTCCTGATGGGCAACGCCCTCCAGGACCTCCCGCAGGACAAGCGCATCGTCCTGCACTGCAAGACCGGTGTCCGCAGCGCCGAGGTCCTCGCGGTCCTCAAGTCGGCGGGCTTCGCCGACGCGGTGCACGTGGGCGGCGGCGTGATCGGCTGGGTCAACCAGATCGAGCCCGAGAAGCCGGTGTACTGAGCCGGTGTGTACCGAGCCGGTGCACTGAGCCGGTGTTCTGAGCCGCTGCTGTACCGGGTTCTTGATGTACCGAATCCTTGGTGTACCGAATCCTTGGTGTACCAGGTACGAACGCTTCGAAGGGGCCGGTCCGCGTGCTGCGGACCGGCCCCTTCGGCGTTCCACGGGGTACCGGGCCCCCGGGGAACGCCCGGATCCGCGTTACGAACAGGTCTTGCCGTCTGCCGGGACCTTCCCGTCGAGGAAGTACGCGTCCACGGTCGACGTCACGCACGCGCTCTCACCGTACGAGCCGTGCCCCTCGCCCTTGTTGGTGAGCATGACGCCGACGCCCTTGCCCAGTTCGTCCGCCATCTTCCGCGCACCCTCGTAGGGCGTCGCAGGGTCGCCGGTCGTACCGACGACCAGGATCGGACCGGCACCCGGAGCGCTCGCCTCCGGGTTGTCGTGCTCGCCCTCCACCGGCCACTGCGCACACCAGCCGGCCGTGTCCCACGCCAGGAACGGTCCGAACACCGGGGACAGCTGCCGGAACTCGGGCAGCATGGCCCTGGCCTCGGCCGCCGTCGGCCGGAGCTTGCTGTCCGCGCAGGAGATGGCGCGCTGCGAGTGGTTCTGCGTGTCGTAATGGCCCTTCTCGTCCCGGCCGTTGTACGCGTCGGCCATCTGCAGCAGCATCGTGCCGGTGCCCCTCTTCTCGGCCTCGTCCAGCGCCTGGGTCAGGTACGGCCAGCTGCTCTTGGAGTAGAGCGGCATGACGATGCCGGTGATGGCGAGCGACTGGTTGAGCTCACGGCCCGAGGCGGTCGGCAGCGGCTTCTTGTCGATCCGCTCCAGCAGCCGGGCGATGCGTTCGGTGCCCGCCTTCGGGTCCTGACCGCGGTCCTTGAGGTAGTTCTCCAGCGCCCGCTGGAACCCGGTCGCCTGGTTGCGGGCGTGCCCAATCGCGTCCGCGGTCGGGTCGACGACGGCGTCCAGGACGGTGCGGCCCACCTTCTTCGGGAAGAGGTGCGCGTAGGTGCCGCCCAGCTCCGTGCCGTACGACATGCCGAAATAGGTGAGTTTCTTGTCGCCGAGCACCTCGCGGATCAGGTCCATGTCCCGGGCGGCGTTCGTCGTACCGACGTACGGCAGGACCTTGCCGGAGCGGCGTTCGCAGCCGGCGCCGAAGTCCGCGCCGTCCTTCATGAACGCGGCCTCCTCCGCCGCCGTGTCCGGAGTCATGTCGACCTTCCGGTAGGCGTCCTCCGCCTCCTTGTCGGTACGGCAGTTCACCCCCGCGCTGCCCGCGACGCCGCGCGGGTCGAAGCTCACCAGGTCGTAGCGGGCGTTGAGCTTCTCGTACGAACGGGCGGCGCGCGGCAGTATCGAGACCCCCGAACCGCCGGGGCCGCCGAAGTTGAACAGCATCGAGCCCAGGCGTCGGCTCTTGTCCCGGGCCTCCTTGCGGATCAGCGCGATCCGGATCGTGTCGCCGTCCGGCTTCGCGTAGTTCAGCGGTACCTCGACGGTCGCGCACCGCCAGCCGGTACCGGGAGCGCTGCCGCCCGCGGGGGCCTTGCAGCTCTTCCAGTCCGGCCGCTGGGAGGTGAGCGCGGCGGGCAGGGCGGGCGTGCCGGGCTGCCCGCCCGTCGTGGCGGACGGCTTGCCGGGCGTGGACGCCGCACCGCTGTCCGTCCTGTCGGCCGGTTTGTCGTCCGTACCACTGCCACAGCCGGCGAGCAGCCCCGTCAGCAGTAGTGCGGCGCCGGTCAGAGCCCCGGCGCGTGCGTGTCCTACCACGTGTACGTCCTCCCCATGTACCTGTACGTACTACGTACAGAACGTGCGCCCATGCTAGGGCCTGTCCGGCGGATCCCGGCCGGGGTCTACTTGCAGACGGTCCCGGCCGCCGGAACCTTGCCGTCCAGCAGATAGTCGCCCACGGTCTTCTGCACACAGGCGTTGCCACTGTTGTACGCGCCGTGCCCCTGGCCCTCGTACGTCATCTGCACACCGACACCCTTGCCCAGTGCGTCGGCCATCGCCTTCGCGCCCGCGTACGGGGTCGCCGGGTCGCCGGTGTTGCCGATGACGAGGACGGGGGCCGCGCCCGGGGCGCTGACGTCCGGGGTCTCCCAGGCGCCCGCCACCGGCCAGCCGGTGCAGGACATCAGGCCCCAGGCCAGATAGTCACCGAAGACCGGCGAGGCGGACCGGAACTCCGAGAGCTTCGCCATGGTCTGGTCCGCGGTGAACCGCTGCTTGGAGTCGGCGCAGTTGATGGCGGTGTTGGCGGCCATCAAATTGTCGTAGTGCCCGTCGGCCTGACGGCCGTTCAGCGAATCCGCGAGAGCGAGGAGCAGCGCGCCGTTCCCGCCGTCGGCCTCGTCCACTCCCTGTTCCAGCAACGGCCAGGTCTCCTTTGAGTAGAGGGCGGCCGCGATGCCGGTGATGGCCAGGGACTGGGTCAGCTGCCGGTTCCCGATCCCCGGGATCGGAGTCTTCTCCAGCCGTGCGAGAAGGCCGGAGACCCCCTGCTCGACCTCCTTCTCGGTGGAACCGGGGAGCTTGCAGGCCGCGCCGCGGTTCACGCAGTCCTTGGCGAAGCTGTCCAGGGCGAGCTGGAACCCCCTGGCCTGGCCGAGCGAGGACTGCACGGAGTCCAGGGTCGGGTTGACCACCCCGTCCAGTACCGACCTGCCGACGTTCTTCGGGAACAAATTGGCGTAGACGCCGCCCAGTTCGGTGCCGTACGAGATGCCGAAGTAGTACAGCTTCTTGTCTCCGAGCACCTGACGCATCAGATCCATGTCGCGGGCGGCGTTTGTGGTGCCGACGTAGGGGAGCTCCTTGCCGGAGTTCTTCTTGCAGGCCAACGCGAAGGTCTTGATGTCCTTGACGAGGGCATTCACCTCGGCGCTGTCGTCCGGAGTGGCGTCGGTCTCGTAGCGGGCGTCGAGCTGCCGGTCGGTCTCGCACTCCACGCCCGCACTGCGGCCGACCCCGCGCGGGTCGAAGCTGACCAGGTCGTAGCCGGCGCGGAGCTTGTCGTAGTCGGTGCCGAAGGCGGGCAGGGTGGCGACACCGGAAGCGCCGGGGCCGCCGAAGTTGAAGATGAGGGAGCCGATCCGCTTGTCCGGATTCTTGGCCCTGGCCCGGATGAGTGCCAGTTCGATCGTCTCGCCGCCCGGATTCGCGTAGTCGAGCGGGACCTTCATGAAGGAACACTCCCAGGGGGTGCCGTCGGGCAGGGGCGACGGGGCCTTTCCGCCGCCCTGCTCGGGGGACGGGGCGGGGCAGGGCTTCCATGCCGGCTTCTGGGAGGCGAGGTAGCCGGAGCTGCTGCTCGCCTCGGCGGCGTTCGCGGCGAGCGGGGAGCTCTGCGGCCCGACCGGGCCGCCCTTGTCGCTGCTCTCGGAGCAGGCAGTGAGGGGAAGGAGCACGGTGGCGGTGGCGGCGAGAGCGGCAGCACGCAGGGCGGGGGAGGTCCTCATGGCCCCATCGTGCGGCGGGAACCGGACCGTTGCACGGGCACCGGTCCAAGCGGGTGGCCCAGGGGCGCCCGAATCGCCCGACCGGCCTTGCGATCGCCTGACCGGCCTCACGGGCTGTGCCGGCGCCCGCCCGGCCCGAGGGCGAGCTCGCAGGACGGCTGAGGCCCCGTCAGGGCTCGCCCGCGACAAGCCGTACGCGCGTCGGAGTCCGCTCTTTTCCCTGCGGGTCGGAGTTCGCCCGCGGCGGTACGCGGCGCAGTGGGCCTTGCCTGCGGGGCAGAGCTCGCCCTTGCCAGTCGGAGCTCGCCCTTGCGGGTCAGAGTTCGTCCTTACGGGTCAGAGCTCGCCCTTGCGGGTCAGATGGTTGAAGCAGAGCCAGCCGGGAAGCACCGGCAGCCACAGCGTCAGCAGCCGGTAGAGCAGAACGGCCGGTGCCGCGACCTCCTTCGGCAGGCCGACCGCGATCAGCCCCAGTGTCAGCGCGCCCTCGACCGCACCCATTCCGCCCGGTGTGGGCGCCGCCGACCCCAGCGCGTTACCGGCCAGGAAGACCACTGCGATGCTTGCGTAACTGAGATGCGGCACATCCGGGCCGCTGAACGCCCGGACCGACGCGTCCAGACACATCACGAACAGGCCGGTCAGCAGCAGCATCCCGCCGATGCCCGTCAGCAGCTTCTGCGGCCGCTGCACCACGTCGAGCATGCGCGGTACGACCCCGGCGAACAGCGACCGCACCCGTGTCACCACGAACTTCCGCAGGAACGGAACCGCGGTTACCACCAGCACCAGCACGGCGACCGTCAGCAGCCCGGCGATCACCGTCCTGGAAGGCGTGAGCGAGGACGGGGTCTTCTCCGTACCGGTCAGATAGCCGAACGCCGCCAGCAACAGGATGTGGCAGCCGAGACCGAACAGCTGCGAGGCGCCGACACTCGCCACGGCGAGCCCCGGACGTACGCCGGCACGCTGGAGGAAGCGGGTGTTCAGCGCGACACCGCCGACCGCGGCCGGCGCGACGATCTTCACGAAGGACCCGGCGACCTGCGCCAGCACGGTCTTGCCGAACGGCACCCGCTCCGGCACGAAGCCCAGCAGGCTCATCGCCGCCGCGACGTAGCTGAGGGCCGAGAAGCCGACCGCAGCCGCCACCCAGCCCCACTCCGCCTGCTCGACCACCGCACCGAAGTCCGCCTGGGTGAACTGCGAGATGAGGAAGTACGCGGCGATCGCGCCGGCGATGCAGCTGACCAGGGTGCGCGCCTTGATGCGCTCCAGCCGGACCGGCTCGACCGGCGCCTGCGGCCGGATCAGCAGCACCTGCTGTCGCATCTGGGAGAGCAGGTCCTCCTCGCGCGCCTCTTCCAGGGCGTCTTCCATGGCCCGCTTCTCGGCCTGCTTCTGGATACGGAGCGACTTGCGGGCGGCCTTGCGGGCCGCCTTGTGGCCGATACCCGCGGCGGCGGTGGCGGGCTCCTGAGCCGTCGCCCCGTTTTCGAGTGCCCTGGCCCGCTTGGCCGCGTCCGACGCGTCGAGCACCGCCTCGCGCTCGCGCTGCGAGCGTTCCCGGGCGAGCCGGCGCAGGGTCGCCCGGGTGGAGCGGCTCAGCGCGATCGGCTGGAGCAACGGCAGACAGTCCGCTACGGCATCGGGCCCCAGCACCTCCAGCGCACCGGCCACGGCCCGCTCGGCGCCCACCCGCAGACCCATGGTGGTCAGCAGCTGGGCGACGTCCATCCGCAGGACCAGATCCCCGGCCGCGATCTCGCCGCCGCGCAGATCGGTGACGAACACCTTGCCGGAAAGATCCACCAGGATGGCGTCACCCGTGAGCCTGCGGTGCGCGATCCGTCGCGACTGGAGCGCCTTCACCTGATGCCAGGCGCCTCGCACCAGCTCGTCGGTGATCTCCGAGTCCTCCAGTGCGTCCAGGGAACGGCCGCCGATGTGCTCGTACACGAGCATCACGGCGTCGGGCCCGAGTTCCGAGGTGGCGATCAGTTTGGGCGCGTTGGCTCCGGCGGCGATCGCCGCGTACGCCAGCAGCGCCTCCTGCTCCAGCGCCTGGCGCAGCGACTGGATGGAACGGCGCTGGGTGATGCCGCGCAGCGTGAGCCTGCGCCACACCCGGTAGAAGAAGCCCTGGGCCTGCTGCTCGCGGTCGACGACCGTCACGTCGAGCGGCGGCCCGTCCTCCAGGGTGACCAGATAGCGCCGCCCGCGGTCGTTCTGGTCGCCGGAGTCGGGCGCGTCCTCGGCGCGCATCGCGGTGACCGGGTGGAAGCCGACATGGCGCAGACCGGCCATCAGGTGCTGACCGGTCGGCCGGACGTTGGGCGAGCCGACCGTGTACAGCGTGCCGTAGGCCACGGTCCAGCCGATCAGCACGGTGAGGACGATCGAGAACGGAGTCGTGTAGCCGCCGACCAGCATGGCGAACGCGTCGAGCAGCAGCACCACCCACAGCACGACGCGCCAGCGCGGCCGTCTCGCCATCCCGACCGCCGTCATATAGGCGATCACGGGGGCGAGATAGCCGTGTACGGGATCGGTGAGCGCGTCACCGGGCTGCGGCTGGGTCAGGGCGTCCTGGATGGTGCCGGGGGCGGACTTGGCCACCCAGAGGTCGGCGGCGAGCGTGACACCGTGTGCCAGTACGGCGGCGAGCACCCCGTCCGCGATCCGCAGTCCGTCACGTTTGATCAGCCGTTCGATGGCGAAGGCGACCGGAACGAGCAGCACGGCGATGCTGGACACCAGCCCGGCCATCTTGATCAGGATGTCGGGCGCCTGGCCGGTGCCCTTGTTGATGTCCTGTTCGAGGCCGGTGGTCGTGCCGTGGGCGAACGCGGCGATCGAGAACAGGATGACGATCGCGAGGACGCCGATGAGGAGCCGCATGAGATCGGAGGGGCGGTGCACCCGAGCGGGGAGCAGCGGCTCGTCGCCCGAGACGCGCTCGGCCTGGTCCGCCGCGACGGAACAGAGCGTCGAGCCGGTCAGGTGCTCGGGGACGTCCTGCCGTCCGGCACCGGGCGTGGTCTGCTGCTCGCCGGGTGCGTCTTGCTCTGTACGGTCCGCTTGTTTCGCTTGGTCCGCTCGGTCTGCTTGCTTTGCTTGGTCTGCGCCGGGCTTTGTTTGCTCCGCACCTGGCGTCCGCTGCTTCGCGCCGGGCTCTTCTTGTTCCGCACCGGGCTTTTCGGCGGGCCCGTCCGACACGTCCGAGTACGGCTCGGCGTCAGGGGCGTCCGCCGCCTTCGGTGGCTGCACGCCCTGCTCCTTCGTCGCCTCAGATGGGTCTTCGTGTTCTCGTATCACCGGTCACCGCCTGCACGATGGTGGCACGGCCCGGCGACAGAGGAGGGCATCAGGGTGCACCGCGCGGACACGCGAAGCGCAAGATACGCTCCTTTGCTTCCGCACGCACGCCCCGTGAACGGGCGCCCGCGGACCGGGCCGGGCTGTCGGTGGTGTACGGCAGGATGGGTCGGATGAGCCAACACCGGACGAGTGGCAACGGGACGAACGGCGACCGGACGAACGATGAGTTGCCGGAGTACGCGGAGCGGGTTCTCGATGTCGCCGAGCTGATCCCGCCCGGCCGTGTCATGACGTACGGAGATGTCGCCGAGTGGCTCGGCGACGGCGGCCCGCGCCAGGTCGGCCGGGTCATGGCGCTGTATGGGGCCGCGGTGCCGTGGTGGCGTGTGGTGCGCGCCGACGGGGCGCTGCTGCCCGGCCATGAACTGCGGGCGCTGGACCACTACCGCGAGGAGAGCACCCCGCTGCGCGTGGCGTCGAGCAGCGCGGAGGGCCATGTGCCGCGCCTCGACATGAAGCGGGCGCGGTGGGACGGCGTCACCGGTCGCGCGGACGCCGACGCCGACGCCGACGCGGACAAGGACAGGGGCGGAGGTGCTCACACCTGACAGCTTCGGCCATTCGGGTGCCCCATGGGCGGTGCCAGGCCTGGCGGGTGATGTGGAACACGACGCGTTGGGCGACGACACCCGCGAGGCGCGTGGCGCCTGTGAGATGTGTTGCACCCACGAGGCGCGTGGCGCCTGCGACGCGTGTGACGCCTGTGACATCCGTGACCCCGAACGTGACGAGGTACGCAGCGGACTCGCCCCGTAGCGCGCCCCCGCTGGCGTAGCGTCGTCAGTTCGCAGCACGTACCGCACTCTCATCACCGGTACACCCAGTACACGCACGGAAAAGCCCCCGTGCACGC
This region includes:
- the moeZ gene encoding adenylyltransferase/sulfurtransferase MoeZ, which encodes MSLPPLVEPAAELTVDEVRRYSRHLIIPDVGMDGQKRLKNAKVLCVGAGGLGSPALMYLAAAGVGTLGIVEFDEVDESNLQRQIIHSQADIGRSKAESAKDSVLGINPYVNVVLHEERLEADNVMDIFAQYDLIVDGTDNFATRYLVNDAAVLLNKPYIWGSIYRFDGQASVFWSEHGPCYRCLYPEPPPPGMVPSCAEGGVLGVLCASVGSIQVTEAIKLLAGIGDPLVGRLMIYDALEMQYRQVKVRKDPDCAVCGENPTVTELIDYEAFCGVVSEEAQEAALGSTITPKQLKEWIDADEKIEIIDVREPNEFEIVSIPGARLIPKNEFLMGNALQDLPQDKRIVLHCKTGVRSAEVLAVLKSAGFADAVHVGGGVIGWVNQIEPEKPVY
- a CDS encoding spherulation-specific family 4 protein codes for the protein MPYLTSTGTVRRTGGVEQLGFGVPGYAHPLLAPTEWAELTRPGTPLHWAVLNIDDGPGARPDPHCLEAAGRLRNARERAVQGETPQDSARAAGGRLLGHLDLAFGSRSFGELIADAQSFLDWYRVDGFYLGQCPAGRAELPAVRRLTGTLAALLEHDEGGEGHGPLVLGLGTHPHPGYAEVADQLVTFSGPWADYRWSQVAEWTAAYPPERFAHFVHGVPRTHLEEAMRIARWQGAGTIFFTDRDGQHGWDGRHGQTDPFAALPGYWDEFVSRIGPGISE
- a CDS encoding NAD-dependent epimerase/dehydratase family protein, which encodes MRVLLLGANGFLGRFVADRLLADPAVHLTALGRGDDADVRFDLAGGSPGALTRFLDAVHPGVVVNCAGATRGGARDLTRHNTVAVATVCEAMRRSGCTARLVQVGCSAEYGPSQPGSSTAEDAIPRPGGPYGVSKLAATELVLGSGLDAVVLRVFSPVGPGTPAGSPLGRLAEAMRRAMQSGDGELKLSGLGVQRDFVDVRDVARAVHAASLSAAQGVVNIGTGRAVRLRDAASVLARVAGYAGALHELDAPPPRLPIGAPRTSTESVIEHLSATPSPYPDGCGAWQQADVRTARDRLGWRPRINLEESLADIWMEAACRI
- a CDS encoding DUF3492 domain-containing protein, which produces MRIGLLTDGGYPYATGESRLWCDRLVRGLTQHEFDLFALSRSAEQEERGWVPLPTQVGRVRTAPLWTADEDIPGTRAPKGLLARITTGGGGRSYGRRERRRFTAHFTALATAVCAAGAVGEVRAAGATVPATDGGEGASGGVVPCGRGEEGPAGLTAAGVADAQFTEGLYGLAELAREHGGLPAALRSETAVRVLEAARRAPGAGRTVQTATVPDLLAFARELDRVLRPLSLDWYDEESLGAVDLCHATSGGAAALPGLLAKRFFGVPLLVTEHGVRLRAHYLAATDTPLSAPVRALLAGFHGRLAAEVYRQAEILTPGDTHVRRWQERCGAEREKLRTIYPGMESDRFTALGESDDSGPDDTLVWVGRIEPAKDLIALLHAFAQVRKAEPDARLRIIGAAAQGPEGATYLAHCRALAAQLFPDEATDAHTVGDNPVSFEDIGGAEVPGLPEAYGAGGVVVLSSVVEGFPVGLVEAMFCGRATVSTDVGAVVEVIGGTGLVVPPRNPKALADACLALLRDPERRARLGAAARARALELFTVEQNLAAYRGIYLELISHAPVRREADAVDADGGPRPFATPPEAHVLGPWTASGADAARPAGRTPGWAAEAPTVCAGARGAGGGNA
- a CDS encoding alpha/beta hydrolase, whose product is MVGHARAGALTGAALLLTGLLAGCGSGTDDKPADRTDSGAASTPGKPSATTGGQPGTPALPAALTSQRPDWKSCKAPAGGSAPGTGWRCATVEVPLNYAKPDGDTIRIALIRKEARDKSRRLGSMLFNFGGPGGSGVSILPRAARSYEKLNARYDLVSFDPRGVAGSAGVNCRTDKEAEDAYRKVDMTPDTAAEEAAFMKDGADFGAGCERRSGKVLPYVGTTNAARDMDLIREVLGDKKLTYFGMSYGTELGGTYAHLFPKKVGRTVLDAVVDPTADAIGHARNQATGFQRALENYLKDRGQDPKAGTERIARLLERIDKKPLPTASGRELNQSLAITGIVMPLYSKSSWPYLTQALDEAEKRGTGTMLLQMADAYNGRDEKGHYDTQNHSQRAISCADSKLRPTAAEARAMLPEFRQLSPVFGPFLAWDTAGWCAQWPVEGEHDNPEASAPGAGPILVVGTTGDPATPYEGARKMADELGKGVGVMLTNKGEGHGSYGESACVTSTVDAYFLDGKVPADGKTCS